In one Lycium barbarum isolate Lr01 chromosome 7, ASM1917538v2, whole genome shotgun sequence genomic region, the following are encoded:
- the LOC132604463 gene encoding late embryogenesis abundant protein D-29-like, which yields MASRKLICVLLLVLCVSNLVSCKETHEEVEKQNKENSESWTGWAKDKTSEGLGFKSTDDDSAVKHGSDSTTDTATKAKDKITDTASGTGQYVADKTRDLKNAAEEAKNNAHETAEAAKQKTGEEKEKSYSEKAKEGYESAKNKAGVTLEKAKENIASNLESVKETAKEKTEEIKDNIAGKKRDEEL from the exons ATGGCTTCAAGGAAGTTGATTTGTGTGTTGTTATTGGTTTTATGTGTGTCTAATTTGGTGAGTTGTAAGGAAACTCATGAGGAAGTTGAGAAGCAGAATAAAGAAAATTCAGAGTCATGGACAGGATGGGCTAAAGATAAGACTTCTGAAGGGCTAGGTTTTAAATCTACTGATGATGATTCAGCTGTTAAACATGGTTCTGATTCAACTACGGATACTGCAACAAAGGCCAAAGACAAAATCACTGACACGGCTTCAG GAACCGGACAATATGTAGCAGACAAGACAAGAGATCTAAAGAACGCAGCCGAAGAAGCTAAGAACAACGCACACGAAACGGCGGAAGCAGCAAAACAAAAAACAGGGGAGGAAAAAGAAAAATCCTATTCAGAGAAAGCAAAAGAAGGATATGAAAGCGCGAAGAATAAAGCAGGGGTGACATTAGAGAAAGCTAAAGAGAATATAGCTTCAAATTTGGAGAGTGTTAAGGAAACAGCTAAAGAGAAGACGGAGGAGATTAAGGATAATATAGCTGGGAAGAAACGAGATGAGGAGCTGTAG